The DNA region GGGAAAAGAACCTGGTGCCCATCAGTCGATTGACGGCGCTCGAACGCGATGCGGCGCGGATCGAAGGCGAGCGCAGCCAGCTCACCGGGATGATCGCGCAGGCAAGAGGCAAGATCGCCGAAATCCAGCTTCAGATCATCCAGATCGAACAGGATCTCCGTACCGAAGTGGGCAAGGATCTCGTGGAGACGCGCTCGAAGATTTCAGAGCTGTCCGATCGAAAGGTCGCCGCGGTTGATCAGCTCAATCGCACCGAGATCCGGGCGCCCCAGAATGGAATCGTGCACCAGCTCTCGGTACATACGGTTGGCGGGGTGATCGCTCCGGGCGAGCAAATCATGTTGATTGTGCCCGACGCCGACGTGCTGGCGGTGGAAGTCAAGATTGCACCGCAGGACATCGATCATGTACATGTCGGCCAGCCTGCCATCCTGAGGCTGTCAGCGTTCAACCAGCGCACGACGCCGGAAATTACGGGTGGGGTGAGTGTCGTTTCCCCGGATCTCACGCAGGATCAACGTACGGGCACGAGTTTCTACATGGCTCGCATCGCTCTCAGGCCCGAAGAGCTTGAAAAGCTCGGCGGCGCCAAGCTGATTCCTGGAATGCCCGCCGACGCGTTCATTCAAACGGGCGGCCGGACGGCCCTTTCGTACCTGATCAAGCCGCTCCGCGATCAGGCTGCGCGGGCGCTCAAGGAGCCTTGATAGACGTTCAAATCTTCCCCACCCGAGGGTGTCTCGACAGGGCCAGAACGGCGCGCAACCTTTCCCATCCGGGAAACATCGGTAGATCTCGGCTGATTGACGCGGCTGGGTCTTTCCGTATCGACGCTGCTGACGCGCGTCGATACGCCCGGAAATTCCGGCAATCGAGCAAAGCAGAGGGCAAGAGGACGTAGCGAAGCCCGGGGAAGCGAGCCTGCAGCAGTCGCCGGCGAAGCTGCAGTTTGGGGATCACGCGCGCGGACGCAGGAGGCGGGATTTTTACCTTCAGCAGAGTGGTCAGCGTAAGAAACTGGGTCTCGATGGCATTTTTCGTCAGGTCATGAGGAGCGAGAGCCTCCAACGTGTCCCAGTCGATGGACTCAGGTGCTGCGACAAGCATGCTGAGATCGAGCAGGTGACGCAAATCCACATTGCCAAGCCAGTAGTCAGAGTCCTGAAACTGGTCATGGATCGTCAAGATGAAGGCTTGGTAGGTCGGCGTCGGGACATACGCTTCGCCTGGCCCAACTTTGATCAATCGCCAAATCTCGCTTGAATCCACCGGTGTGCGGTAAAAGAAGGCCGGTCCCGGCAGTGTCCGATGCAGGTCGATCATGCCAGCATCGTCCGCTCGTCCCAGATCCACATGCCATTTTTCGGCATCCGCGGGCGTCTGATTGTGGACGATATAATCTGACGCAAGAAGCGCTTCCAACGCAGCGCTCACTTCGGACGGAGACACCATGATATCCAAATCGGTCAGAATCCGGCTGCCGCGAAACGCCGGGATCGTCGCGAGCATCGCAGTTCCCTTGAGCAACCGCGGTGTTATGCCTCGCTTGTTCAACGCCACGATCGCGTCGATCAATTGGCTAGAAAGCCGTTCATTGCGCAACAGATTGCGGTTGAACGTCTCCCGGATCAGAATGCTCACGTCCTCTGGAATGCGGTCGCTGAACCGATTTGCAAAGTCCATCAGCGCCGGGGTCGTAAGCGTTTGGTTGGCGAGGCCGACGAACGGCAGCCAGTTGATCTGCTCGGGCAGGGAGCCTTGGAGGCATTGGCACAATTGAAGGAATGATTGGCTCCGGCCAGTGGCTCGCCTGAGCAAACGGTTCAGTCGGGTTCGAGGCGTGTCGTCTCTGCGCCCCGCCGGCGGCGGACTTCGCGAACCTATGCTCGATTCCAGCCTCATGGGAGATGTCTGCTCATCAGTTTCGGGCGTCACATAGCTGACGCAGGACGTTGCTGGCGTCGGCTGCATCTGAATATTGCAACTCGAATGATTGAGCGAGGGCCGTTGATCGGCTTAGCGACGCGAAGGTCTGGCTGGTCATCCGGCCATCTGACGAGCACGAGCTGTCAATCAGTCTCCGCATCGTCTCGAGCTGGCCGAGCGGATTCAATTGAGTGGGCGTATCGGGCGATCGATTGATGAAGACAATCCATCCCAAGGGCAGGTCGGGGCTGTCCTTGCAATCGGGAATTGGTAGATACCGTACATCCTGGCCATCCGGACGCCGGCTGATTTGCGACTTGGCGAAATCAGGGAAAAGTCGCTCAATGATTGGCCACGCCCCCGTCTTGATCGACGGTGGGAAAGCGACCCCCGTTGCCCGGCCGTCGGGTGCGATCAGAACGATGTCGTCGCCGGCGTACTGGAAGCCGGCTTTCATCAGATGGACCGCCAGCGTGGACTTGCCGGAGCCAGGCATACCGCTCACGACGAGATACTTTCCATTCAAGGCGAGACAGCCTGCGTGAAGCGCGATGTCGTTTGGATTTGCCCGCATCACCAACTCGGTGACGCGTGCCTTGAACACTGGAGCAAGCTCCGCAGGCACGCAATGATCGACACAAGCTCCATTTCTGAAGATGTGAACGTCGCCGTCGATCTCGATGACCTGGAAGCGATGGGCAACATCGAGCAACGGCCCCATGCGTTCGAATAGCGGAGCCAATATGCCGGCGATGCGTGCACTCGACGTCTGAACATCGAAAGCCACGCGGCCTAGCTCGACAGAGAACGCGTGGGCAGCGTTCAGCGTCCAGTCTACGTCCAGCAGTTCGAGGTCAAGCCAGGCTTGCAGGGCCTGATTCAGATGACGTCGAGCCGTCGCGTAGTCCAGCCCGGAATCCGTCAATTCGCGACAGATCGTTCCAACCGACTTGTTGTCCAGGATGCTGCACCAAATGTACGCGGCGGTTTGGTTGAGCTCGTAGATCTTCTGCAAGTGTTCGCTAAAAAGGACCGGCCGCTCATCGAGCAACGAGAATGACACTCCCTTTGCCGGACGCAGCGAACCGGTCAGGTCCCAGATGCGAGCGCTTGCGGAGTCCGTGGTCTCCATAAGATGCCGATGCTGAAATCGTGCCAAAACAGTATCTGCCACTAAACAATCGTCGCGCTCGGCCGATCTGTCCACATTTTATTTACCGGAGATTGCCCGTTCAACGTTTGACGATTTAATTTATTTTAACTAAGGTGTTTAAATGCAGTTAATCTATAGGTGATATAATGGAAAAATCACAACAAAACCAGACGCCTGACGAGGCTGCGGTGGAAGATCGCCGGAAATTCCTCGCTGCATGCGGCAAGTTTGCTGTCGTCACACCGCCCGCCATTACAATGCTCCTGTCGACATCGCTGACGTCCGATGCGATCGCTCGCTCCGGTGGGTCGGAGCCCGGACCAAAGCCGCCCCCCGATGGCATCGTGGGGTGGCTTGAATCGCTGCTCGATCGATTATTTTGACAGGCGCGAAGACCGTCGCGACGTTCAGGGCCTGTCTGTTCGATTTCAGATCGAGGCCGGCCCCTATTTCGCGTTCGGATCGAGCCCCTGGTGGCCTCCCGTCTCCGTCTGCAAGGCCTGACTGATATGATCCAGGACCTCGACGTCCGGATCGTCACTCGGGAGCGGAGATGGATCGGGGTCGCGGCGAGGGGATGCATCATTTCTTCCGCCGATGGCTCTGATGGCGTCTACAATCTGCTCGCGAGGATGCGTGCCGGCTGCGAGCAGGCCTTTCGCATAGATCATCCAAAGATGCGCGCCTCCTGCCGTCTCCAGCACCGGGTGATTGCCGGCGATGGTCGCGATGGCGGTCTCGCTGAACGTGGCGATCTGCTGATCCAGTGTATCTGCGGCAATTTCCCTGGCGGATCGCCATCGGTGAAGCAGCCAGATGACGGCGACTTCGGTCATGCTGGCCTGAACCGCCGTTGGTAAGTCTGTCGCAACCAATGTGGGGCGTGGCCGATCAGGCTCCTCGATAAGCTTGCGTTCACCAAGCCTCTTGAAGATGTCCTGGGGGCGGTCGTCGTCCGTACTCACCTCGTGACCTCCAGGGCGCAATACCCGTGGTCGGATGCCGAACCGGCCGGCGGCCGCCTCTGGGAAGCCCATATACCCGGATGCGTCGGTGGGATAATCGTGGCGCAGCACACCTATCTACCTCGTCCTGCAATTGTTTTTCTCAAATCATTATTTGTTCTGGCTCGACTTGAGCTGGATGCATTTAATGTGATACAACTAGAGAGGGTGATCATTTAACTGGGATTTATGGGCGAGCGATGGAAAAGCTTGAATTGGAAAGAATGTCGATCGATGCGCTCTGGCACCTGCACGAAGAGGCCAGCAGAATACTTGCCGCGCGAATTGCCGCCGAAATGCACGAATTGGAGAAGCGGCTGACATACCTCAACAGGGATACGAGCAGACTCGCGGGAGAAATGCCGCCGGAGGATGGATATAAGCTCCGTCGCGCATATCCCGTCGTTCTGCCCAAATATCAAAATCCATCGTCTCCCTCCGAGACCTGGTCGGGTCGCGGAAAGCGACCACGTTGGCTGGCAACTGCCATCACTTCCGGCCACACGATCGAGGAGTTCAGAATCGACGGGGATGCACGTCGAAAATCGCTTCGCAAGGGCTGAGCTGCTGCGAACTGCCGTCGCCGCTGAAAGTATTGAACCACGCCTGTTTCCCTCCTCTATCGCGGCCTGCCTGAATTCCAGCGGTTGGTCTCCCGATCGACCAAGCCCCACCGACGGAATCTCATCTCCCCTTGTTCAAGGTCGGCAAATTCAACAACGAACCGCTCAGTACGCATTTCGACAGCGCAGGACCTCGACAATCGTTCGAAGCAAGATGGTGAGGTCGAGACGAAGGCTCCAATTGTCGATGTACCAGAGATCGTATTCGACCCTGCGCTGAACGTCTGACGAAGTCGGGGTTGGCCCGCGGCATCCGTGCACTTGCGCCCAACCGGTCAGGCCGGGTTTCATGCGATGCCGGGACGCGTAATTGCTGACAGCCTGGTCGAACTGCTGGTCGTGAGCAATTGCATGGGGCCGGGGTCCGACGATCGACATGCTGCCATTCAGCACGTTGAGGAGCTGAGGCAACTCGTCGATGCTGGTCATGCGGAGAATGCGGCCAAGGCGCGTGACCCTGGGATCCCGACGTGTCGCCTGCGCAATCGTCGTGCCGTTTTCCTGAACGGACATTGTCCGGAATTTGTAGATATCGAAGCGTCTGCCGTTGAATCCGCAGCGTGCTTGTCGAAAGAAGATCGGGCCGGGCGAGTCGAGTTTGATCGCAAGTGCGACCACCGCAAGCGGGATCGAAAGCACGATCAGGGATACCAGCGCGATCGCAACGTCGAGGGCTCGCTTGGTGCCGCACTCGAACGGTGTCAGCGGTCCACGCTGAAGCTCGATGGTGACGGAGTTTCCGATCTGCTCGACGGGTTGGCTAAAGATCGCCGCCGTTGGCCCTAGCGGAATCAGCTTGACGGGGAGGGGCAGCACCCGGAGGCCCATAACTAGCTCGCGGATGCTCGACAGACGCGTCATATCGGTTCCGACGATGATTTCCTCGATGTCGGAGCCGCGAACGCGCCGTATCGTGCTGGCGACGATTTCCTCTCTGCTCGGCGATCCTTCTTGCGAGGTGACCGCGAGATGCCAGCCCACCGAAAATCCGAGGCCGTCCAGGGTGCGCGTGAGGTTGTCTGCGGCCGCTGGCGGGCAATCGGTGATCAGGACAATCTTGCGGCGCAGGCGGCCCGACGACAAGCCGCTGCGAATAGCGTTCGTCCAGCTCATCCGACGGGCGACCAGTGCTCCAACGCCGATCACCGCAAACGAGATATTCGCGTCGCGTAACAAGTCTGCGTCAGCCTTGAGAGCGAACATCGCACCCGCTAGCAGCAGAAAGATCGCAATCCAAATCAACAAAATGGTTCGGATCTGACCTGACAGCCCGGCCGTCGCGTTCGAGCCGTACATCCCGCAATTCTTCATCAACGAAACGAAGAGAGCTGCCACCAGGATGCCCGATCCTGCATGTTGGACGATGTCGCCCGCGGTCCCGTATTCGCGCACGTGATGGATCGCTCCGGTGAGGATGCTCGCCAACAGGATCACCGCCGCATCACCCGCAACGGACAGCGGCTCGGTAGATCCGTATCCCAGTGGCCATCTCAGCCCTCGGCTGGGGCCGGAATGGTCGAGCAATTCAGCTGTGTGACGAGCTGCCGCGGCGTGACGCTTGCCAAAAGCCATCGAAAACTCCAGCAGGTCGCAAAATGAAATGATTTGAATTAATCGAATTAAATTGCATTAACCAAGTATTAATCAATTTAAATATTAAATCAACATTTAAATCGCCATGGAGCGCGGGTCTCGCGTCAGGCGAGTAGGGCACGGCCGCTCTCGCGGCCAGACAGGCCGGCCCAGGCCCGCCGCTGGCTCCACGCAACGTCGACCGCCCCCGGCGTACATAGACGAAGGACGTTGCTCGGAATCTCGGTGGCAGAAATCGAAGCGGCTTATTCTCCGGCTGCGTGACCGTAACGCGTGTAGTTCTCATTGCAGTAGTAGTCGCTGTGGTAGCTTTGGTACCGCTTCATCGCGTTCATGTCGGTCTTGTTCAGGATCGTGCCGAGCAGGGTCTCATGTACGTTCGGCGAATCCCGCAAAGCCTGCTGAATGACGCTGATATTCGTTCGGCCCCACTCAACGACGAGGACAAACGTGTCGACGAGTTGAGTTGTCGCTCGAGCATCGATGATGGGGGCGAGCGGTGGAAGATCTACGATGACATAGTCGTAGGTGGCCCGGAGCTGATCGAATAGCGTCCTGGTCCGGTCCGCCATGAGAAGCTCGCTCGACTGGTGAATGGGGAGATTGCTGGCGGCCGGCAGGACAGCCATTTTCGTCTTTGGATCGATCCAGACCGCGTCTTCGAGCGTCTTCGATCCCGACAGGATATCGACGATGCCGAGACCTGCATTCGGGGTCAGGTTGGCCGACAAGGACGGGTTCCGCAGGTCGCAGTCGACGACAATGACGCGCTTGCCGCCGTAGGCGATTAGTTGAGCCAGGGAGGCCGCGATCGTGGATTTGCCTTCGTTCGGGAGCGCCGAGGTGATGCCGATGACCTTGTTGGAGGTCTTGGTGGGATTGTGGTCGATTGCAAGCCTTATCGCACGGATCGACTCTGCAAAACGTGACAAGGGTGCTGCGCTGGCGGCCCAGTAGATTCCGGAGTTTCTCGCGATCGTTCGCTGATCGAATAATGCCGTTGTTTTCACCGCGGTCTGACGGATCGCGGGAGCATTCCATTTCGGCGTCCGTAGCAGCGGGACCAGCGAAAGGCACGGCAATTTCAGCGCCGCTTCGATCTGTGCCGTGGTGCGGAAGGCCCGGTCCATCAGGTCCCGGAATACCCCGAGAGCCGTCCCAAACGCGATCCCCCCGAACAATCCCATCGCCAGAATCAGCAGCGACTTGGGTTTGCTCTTGGAGTGCGGGGGTGAGGCCGGTGAGACAATTCGAGCTTCTGCGATCGGGAACGATTCCTGCTGAACCGATCCCATGTAGCGCTGCAGGAACACCTCATGGAGATTGCGGTACTCCTTGGCGTTGGTCTCCAGTTCCCTCATGGTGACCTCGGCGGAATTCGTCGAGCGCGACTGTGAGATGGCGGTAGCCAGCTGTTTCTCGATGGCTTCCTGACGCTGTTTGGCGACGCCCAATTCCGATCGGCTGGTTTCTGCGAGTCGACGCGCTTCATCGAGGATCGAGGCTCGCAGCCCCTTCATCTTCGTGCGCAGCTCGATCACCGCCATATGGTCCTTGCCGAAACGTACCGACCAGTCGGCCTCGCGACGTGCATTCTCCAGATATTGGCTGCGAAGGCTGTTGATGATGGGATTGCTCAACGCGTCCGATCCCGTCGCATCGAGATTCCCGATCGCCATCGAACTCGCGGAATTTTCATCGACAATCGACTGCAACTGCCTGTATCGCGCAAGAGTTTCGGCGGTCTGGGCTCGGGCTGCGACGAGGCGGCTGTTGATCTCGCTGACCTGCTGGTCGTCCATCAACTTGCCGCTGGCCGCGACGATATTGTTCTTGGATTTGTACTCGTCGACGGCGCGTTCGGCCGAAAGCGCCTGCTGGCCGAGTTCGTTGAGCCGTTCCCGCAGCCAGTTTGTCGCCACGCGATTTGCTTCGTATTTGGCGCCGATCTGATCGGCAATGTAGGCTTTGGCAACCGCGTTCGCGATTTCGGCCGCCTTTATCGGATTACTGGCATTGAAGCTGATCTCGATCATATTGCTGTAACCGAGGCGCGACGACGAAAGCCGTGCCAGGAAAGCGGTCACGGGTTCGTCGTTCTGATGATCCTTCGGCTCCGCCTCCTGGTCCGTCGGAGCTTCAGGGGCCGGCAGGCCAAGCCATGCGCGAATGGCGCGCAGTCGCGCACCGAGCCGCCGCTCCGGCGCCTTGAAGTCCGGATCGTCGGACAATTGAAGCTTGTCAATCACCGTCGTCGCGATGGCCTTGGATCGAAGCATCTGCATCTGCGTTTCGATCTGTGAATTGTCGATCGGAATTTCCGCGAGCACGGATTGCTGCTGCAGGGCCTGGCTCTTCGGATTGCCGAACAGGACGGTGACCTGGCCCGTGTAGGTCGGGGGAGTGATCCGCAGGTAGGCCAGGCTGCCGGTCGTTGCGAGAACGGTCATCAGGAGGATGATCTTGTACCGCCGCTTCACAAAGCCGAATGCGGCTTCGATAATCTGGGCGATGCCCCCGTCGGCCGATCCCTGTAACCGCGCGCTATCGAGAAGTGCCCGAGTTCGATCATTCGGCAAATTGCTGTGCAGCATCAGATGTCCATCAATTGAGCAGAAAGCCAGCGGTCGGCTTCGACCGTGAAAAGGGTTAATTAATTATCCCGATTATTATGCACGGAATAAATCGATTGCGCAAATTAAATAGCTATGATTTAATTTTGAATAATCGGTATTTAAGTCGGATAATTGTTTCTGTCGAGCAGAGGCTCAGGATTTCTCGCATTTGCAGGCGTTGCCGTTCCGGCATTCGCGCGAGGGCGCCAGGGCGAGCCGACCAAATTTACGAGGGCTGTAATGGGAATCGACGTATGTTCGTTGGCTCTGTCGAGCGTGAAGTTGATCAACATTCCCCGATTTGGCGACGGCCGAGGGTATTTCTCCGAAACATTCAAGCGGTCCGAGTTCGCAGCGATGGGCATCGACTGCGACTTCATCCAGGACAACCAGTCCAGTTCGACATCGGCCGGCACCGTCCGCGGCCTGCACTTCCAGCGTCCTCCATACGCCCAGGCCAAGCTGGTGCGCGTGCTTCGCGGGAGCATCCTGGACGTCGCCGTCGATCTCCGGTGGTCTTCGCCGAGCTTTGGACGGTCCGTCGCGGTGACGCTGACCGCCGACGGGGGTGAGCAGGCATTCATCCCAGCCGGCTTTGCGCATGGCTTCTGTACTCTCGAGCCCGATACCGTCGTGCTCTACAAGGTCGACCAGGTCTATTCGCCGAAGCACGAAGGCGGGATCAAATGGGACGATCCCAGTCTGCGGATCGAGTGGCCGAGCGTCGTGGACACGCCGGTCCTGTCGGAGAAGGATCAGCGCCTTCCACGGCTTTCCGAAGTCGGCCAGATCTTCGAATAGTCGGGGCGATCAGTCATGCGCGTATTGGTCACGGGTGGCGCCGGATTCATCGGCTCGGCGGTGTGTCGTCGCCTCGTCCTGAACGCCGGGGTGCCGGTCGTCAACATCGACAAGTTGACCTATGCGGCCAATCGGCGCGCATTGGAGCCTCTTGTCCATCATCCGGCCTATGCATTCGAGCAGGTCGATATCTGTGACCGGGCGGCGCTCGACGAGATCTATGCGAAATATCGGCCCGATGCGACCATTCACCTGGCAGCGGAGAGCCACGTCGATCGCTCGATTACCGGACCGGCGGACTTCATCAATACGAATATCGTCGGGACCTATAATCTGCTCGAGGCGACACGCAGCTATCTCGACGAATTGTCGATCCAGCGACGCAGGGCATTCCGCTTCGTCCACGTTTCGACCGACGAAGTGTATGGCTCTCTCGGACCAACTGGTCTGTTCACCGAGCGGACGTCGTACGATCCGAGTTCACCGTATTCCGCCAGCAAGGCTGCGTCCGACCATTTGGCGCTGGCATGGCACACGACCTACGATTTGCCGGTCATCGTGTCGAACTGCTCCAACAATTACGGTCCGTTCCAGTTTCCCGAGAAGCTCATTCCGTTGACGATCCTCAATGCGATCG from Bradyrhizobium genosp. L includes:
- a CDS encoding HlyD family type I secretion periplasmic adaptor subunit translates to MNAELEQADRAIGRYLAVGMALVALVVFGIGGWATTAELSSAVIAPGVIVVDSSVKKVQHLTGGVVGELRVRDGDRVRAGDILVRLDETQTRAAASIVTKNVDELLARQARLETERDNLTEISFPSNLLDRARDPSSDAGRAVAAERSLFDLRRQSRDGQKSQLKERSVQLQEEIKGYQGQLEAKAKEVDFVQKELGGVRSLWEKNLVPISRLTALERDAARIEGERSQLTGMIAQARGKIAEIQLQIIQIEQDLRTEVGKDLVETRSKISELSDRKVAAVDQLNRTEIRAPQNGIVHQLSVHTVGGVIAPGEQIMLIVPDADVLAVEVKIAPQDIDHVHVGQPAILRLSAFNQRTTPEITGGVSVVSPDLTQDQRTGTSFYMARIALRPEELEKLGGAKLIPGMPADAFIQTGGRTALSYLIKPLRDQAARALKEP
- a CDS encoding nucleotidyltransferase family protein — its product is MDFANRFSDRIPEDVSILIRETFNRNLLRNERLSSQLIDAIVALNKRGITPRLLKGTAMLATIPAFRGSRILTDLDIMVSPSEVSAALEALLASDYIVHNQTPADAEKWHVDLGRADDAGMIDLHRTLPGPAFFYRTPVDSSEIWRLIKVGPGEAYVPTPTYQAFILTIHDQFQDSDYWLGNVDLRHLLDLSMLVAAPESIDWDTLEALAPHDLTKNAIETQFLTLTTLLKVKIPPPASARVIPKLQLRRRLLQARFPGLRYVLLPSALLDCRNFRAYRRASAASIRKDPAASISRDLPMFPGWERLRAVLALSRHPRVGKI
- a CDS encoding PqqD family peptide modification chaperone, giving the protein MADTVLARFQHRHLMETTDSASARIWDLTGSLRPAKGVSFSLLDERPVLFSEHLQKIYELNQTAAYIWCSILDNKSVGTICRELTDSGLDYATARRHLNQALQAWLDLELLDVDWTLNAAHAFSVELGRVAFDVQTSSARIAGILAPLFERMGPLLDVAHRFQVIEIDGDVHIFRNGACVDHCVPAELAPVFKARVTELVMRANPNDIALHAGCLALNGKYLVVSGMPGSGKSTLAVHLMKAGFQYAGDDIVLIAPDGRATGVAFPPSIKTGAWPIIERLFPDFAKSQISRRPDGQDVRYLPIPDCKDSPDLPLGWIVFINRSPDTPTQLNPLGQLETMRRLIDSSCSSDGRMTSQTFASLSRSTALAQSFELQYSDAADASNVLRQLCDARN
- a CDS encoding H-NS family nucleoid-associated regulatory protein — encoded protein: MEKLELERMSIDALWHLHEEASRILAARIAAEMHELEKRLTYLNRDTSRLAGEMPPEDGYKLRRAYPVVLPKYQNPSSPSETWSGRGKRPRWLATAITSGHTIEEFRIDGDARRKSLRKG
- a CDS encoding undecaprenyl-phosphate glucose phosphotransferase produces the protein MAFGKRHAAAARHTAELLDHSGPSRGLRWPLGYGSTEPLSVAGDAAVILLASILTGAIHHVREYGTAGDIVQHAGSGILVAALFVSLMKNCGMYGSNATAGLSGQIRTILLIWIAIFLLLAGAMFALKADADLLRDANISFAVIGVGALVARRMSWTNAIRSGLSSGRLRRKIVLITDCPPAAADNLTRTLDGLGFSVGWHLAVTSQEGSPSREEIVASTIRRVRGSDIEEIIVGTDMTRLSSIRELVMGLRVLPLPVKLIPLGPTAAIFSQPVEQIGNSVTIELQRGPLTPFECGTKRALDVAIALVSLIVLSIPLAVVALAIKLDSPGPIFFRQARCGFNGRRFDIYKFRTMSVQENGTTIAQATRRDPRVTRLGRILRMTSIDELPQLLNVLNGSMSIVGPRPHAIAHDQQFDQAVSNYASRHRMKPGLTGWAQVHGCRGPTPTSSDVQRRVEYDLWYIDNWSLRLDLTILLRTIVEVLRCRNAY
- a CDS encoding polysaccharide biosynthesis tyrosine autokinase, with protein sequence MLHSNLPNDRTRALLDSARLQGSADGGIAQIIEAAFGFVKRRYKIILLMTVLATTGSLAYLRITPPTYTGQVTVLFGNPKSQALQQQSVLAEIPIDNSQIETQMQMLRSKAIATTVIDKLQLSDDPDFKAPERRLGARLRAIRAWLGLPAPEAPTDQEAEPKDHQNDEPVTAFLARLSSSRLGYSNMIEISFNASNPIKAAEIANAVAKAYIADQIGAKYEANRVATNWLRERLNELGQQALSAERAVDEYKSKNNIVAASGKLMDDQQVSEINSRLVAARAQTAETLARYRQLQSIVDENSASSMAIGNLDATGSDALSNPIINSLRSQYLENARREADWSVRFGKDHMAVIELRTKMKGLRASILDEARRLAETSRSELGVAKQRQEAIEKQLATAISQSRSTNSAEVTMRELETNAKEYRNLHEVFLQRYMGSVQQESFPIAEARIVSPASPPHSKSKPKSLLILAMGLFGGIAFGTALGVFRDLMDRAFRTTAQIEAALKLPCLSLVPLLRTPKWNAPAIRQTAVKTTALFDQRTIARNSGIYWAASAAPLSRFAESIRAIRLAIDHNPTKTSNKVIGITSALPNEGKSTIAASLAQLIAYGGKRVIVVDCDLRNPSLSANLTPNAGLGIVDILSGSKTLEDAVWIDPKTKMAVLPAASNLPIHQSSELLMADRTRTLFDQLRATYDYVIVDLPPLAPIIDARATTQLVDTFVLVVEWGRTNISVIQQALRDSPNVHETLLGTILNKTDMNAMKRYQSYHSDYYCNENYTRYGHAAGE
- the rfbC gene encoding dTDP-4-dehydrorhamnose 3,5-epimerase, which produces MGIDVCSLALSSVKLINIPRFGDGRGYFSETFKRSEFAAMGIDCDFIQDNQSSSTSAGTVRGLHFQRPPYAQAKLVRVLRGSILDVAVDLRWSSPSFGRSVAVTLTADGGEQAFIPAGFAHGFCTLEPDTVVLYKVDQVYSPKHEGGIKWDDPSLRIEWPSVVDTPVLSEKDQRLPRLSEVGQIFE
- the rfbB gene encoding dTDP-glucose 4,6-dehydratase, which gives rise to MRVLVTGGAGFIGSAVCRRLVLNAGVPVVNIDKLTYAANRRALEPLVHHPAYAFEQVDICDRAALDEIYAKYRPDATIHLAAESHVDRSITGPADFINTNIVGTYNLLEATRSYLDELSIQRRRAFRFVHVSTDEVYGSLGPTGLFTERTSYDPSSPYSASKAASDHLALAWHTTYDLPVIVSNCSNNYGPFQFPEKLIPLTILNAIDGLPISVYGDGSNIRDWLHVDDHADGLISLLTKGRPGEKYNFGGSSERSNIEVVCAICDVVDEILPGRRSGSLIKFVKDRPGHDLRYAIDASKARLELGWVPLRSFETGIADTVRWYFQTRAWWRDTRENVYDGARLGLLETQA